DNA sequence from the Streptomyces sp. NBC_01264 genome:
CCAGGGAGTGCGCGACCAGCGTGGGGCGGGTCCGCACCGGGGCCAGCAGATCGGCCAGCCACGCGTCCACCGGCCCGGCCGGCGCGGCCGAGCGGCCCAGGCCCGGCAGGTCAGGGGCCAGGACGGCGCCGGGAAGGAGGGCGGCGAGGGGCGCCCAGAGGTCCGCGTTCATCGGCAGTCCGTGCAGCAGGACGTGGTCGGGGCGCTGCCGCTCCCCGCTCACCCAGGTACGGCTGCCCGCCACCTCGGTGAAGCCGTGCGGCCGCAGCCACGGCGATGCGGCACCGAACCGCGCGGCCACCAGGTCGTCGGCCCATCCGCGCAGGGCGTCGGCGGCCGGGGGCATCTCCAGGCCGGCGCCCGCCGCGAAGGCGCGGGCGGAGGCCGTCGGGTAGCGGTCGGTGGACAGGAACGCCAGCGTCTCGGGATCGGCGCCGGTCAGCCTGCGCGGCAGGCGCCGCAGCAGAGCGGCGGGAACCGTCCGCCGGGGTGCGCGTACGCCGATGTGGTCGGCGATCGTACCGATGAGCTCGGGCAGGAGGGGGGTGTCGTCGTCGAGCACCCAGTAGTGCTCGCCCGCGGGCGCCGTGGGGACCTCCGCAAGGAAGCGTACGAAGTACTCGATCGTGGCGATCGGCAGGAACGTGTCGGGGCCGCCGGGCAGGGCGGGAAGCCGGCCGTTCCACAGGTCTTCGACGAGGGAGGCCAGGCCGATGTACTGGCCCGGCCCGATCACCGTGCTGGGGTTCGCGATGGTCAGCGGGACTCCCAGGGCGGCGGCGCGGGCGCGCACCGCGAGATCGCCTTCGAACTTCGACGCCTCGTACGCTCCCAGCCCGGCGTAGTCGGGGTGGCCCTCGGATGCGCTCACCCGGTACCCGCTGATGTGCACCAGCCGCCGCAGACCGGGCAGTTGGGCGGCCCATTCGAGCACGTTGAGCGCCCCGGTGACATTGGTCGCCCGCGCCTCCCGCACGCCGAGACCGAAGGCGAAGCGGCCGGCTGCGTTGTAGACGTCGCGCACCTCGGGCAGTCCGGCGAGCGGTCGCGTGATGTCGGCGACGACCACGTCCAGCCCGCCGGTGTCCACGCCCTGGGAGGTCAGCCAGGGGGTGAGGGTGTCGTTGCGTACGGCTGCCGCCACCCGCAGGCCCCGGGTGAGCAGTTCGGCGACGAGCGAGCGGCCGATGAAGCCGGTCGCGCCGAAGACGATCGCGTCCATGGGAACTCCTTGAATAGATCGGTCTACATATTCTGAGGCGAAAACGAGGCCCGCCGGTCGCGGCGGGCCGTGTCAGGTCAGGCCATGTCAGATGAGGTCATGTCAGATGAGGTCAGGTCAGGCGGGCCGTATCAGGCCAGCAGGGCGCCGATCTGGCGGGAGACGCTGTCCAGCGGCCCCCTGCTGCGGTGCGCCCGGGCCAGCAGGAGCGCCCCCTCGACCAGGGCCAGAATCGTGACGGCGAGGTCTTCGGCGTCCGGACGGGCCGCCAGTCGCGCCCGCAGGGCCTCCTGCCACGAGGCGTAGACCTCCGAGCACGCCTCGTGCAGCGGATCACTGGTGGCGGCCATCTCCAGCGTCACGGTGGCCACCGGACACCCCTTGCGCCAGCCCGACTCCTCCAGCCGGTCGCCCAGATGCCGCAGCACCCCGTCGACGAACTCCGCCACCGACGGACTGGAGCCGGCCAGTCCCCCCAGGGCCTCG
Encoded proteins:
- a CDS encoding TetR/AcrR family transcriptional regulator, whose product is MGQKGAETRDRLLDATQELIEAGGYFGAGLNQVIAASGAPRGSLYFHFPGGKDQLVGESVRRAGGMIGEALGGLAGSSPSVAEFVDGVLRHLGDRLEESGWRKGCPVATVTLEMAATSDPLHEACSEVYASWQEALRARLAARPDAEDLAVTILALVEGALLLARAHRSRGPLDSVSRQIGALLA
- a CDS encoding alpha/beta fold hydrolase, with protein sequence MDAIVFGATGFIGRSLVAELLTRGLRVAAAVRNDTLTPWLTSQGVDTGGLDVVVADITRPLAGLPEVRDVYNAAGRFAFGLGVREARATNVTGALNVLEWAAQLPGLRRLVHISGYRVSASEGHPDYAGLGAYEASKFEGDLAVRARAAALGVPLTIANPSTVIGPGQYIGLASLVEDLWNGRLPALPGGPDTFLPIATIEYFVRFLAEVPTAPAGEHYWVLDDDTPLLPELIGTIADHIGVRAPRRTVPAALLRRLPRRLTGADPETLAFLSTDRYPTASARAFAAGAGLEMPPAADALRGWADDLVAARFGAASPWLRPHGFTEVAGSRTWVSGERQRPDHVLLHGLPMNADLWAPLAALLPGAVLAPDLPGLGRSAAPAGPVDAWLADLLAPVRTRPTLVAHSLACGPALRFAVDHPDRVGGLVLISPAFLQAPASRLARSGLAAAMLRRMSAARLARTLGVPEGAEVGSAAADLSRRGAARRVVAALRTDVAGRRRSRELLDRVTVPVRIVVGSADPLVEAADHPVAEIDGAGHYPQLTHPAQVARHLAAVSARIGG